In a genomic window of Gossypium arboreum isolate Shixiya-1 chromosome 9, ASM2569848v2, whole genome shotgun sequence:
- the LOC108474394 gene encoding homeobox-leucine zipper protein ANTHOCYANINLESS 2-like isoform X2, with amino-acid sequence MASHGELRLIGENYDPGFIGMMKEDDGYGSSDDFEGALGNDQDTADNGRPPRKKKKKFHRHNPHQIHELESFFKECPHPEEKQRRELSRRLGLESKQIKFWFQNRRTQMKTQLERHENVILKQENDKLRAENDLLRQAIASAICNNCGVPAVPDEISYEPSQLMMENSRLKDELNRARALTNKFLGRHLSSSSANPSPSPSQGLNSNVEVVVRRTGFCGLNNGSTSLPMGFEFGHGATMPLMNPSFAYEMPYDKSALVDVALAAMDELIKMAQMGSPLWIKGFGDGMETLNLEEYKRTFSSFIGMKPSGFTTEATRETAMVPLRGLALVDTLMDANCWAEMFPCMISRAVTIDVLSSGKGVTRHNALQLVFFSPSMPSSFLHFSAYLWSYEILYLQMEAEFQVLSPLVPIRQVQFIRFCKQHSDSVWAIVDVSINLSNAANALMFANCRRLPSGCVIQDMDNKYSKVTWVEHSEYDESTVHHLLRPLLGSGFGFGAKRWIATLRRQYSSLALLMSPDIHGEDINTVGKKSMLKLAQRMAYNFSAGIGASSVNKWDKLNVGNVGEDVRVMTRKNVNDPGEPLGIVLSAATSVWMPITQQTLFNLLRNERMRNQWDILSSGRPMQAMYSVAKGPGQGNCVSILRGAAVNGSDTNMLILQETWSDDCGALIVYAPVDASSIRVVMNGGDSSHVALLPSGFAILPGVQTDGPSMQPDIDENTSDGCILTVGFQILVNSVPTAKLTVESVETVNHLLTCTVEKIKAALSVT; translated from the exons TTTCTTCAAAGAATGTCCTCACCCTGAGGAAAAACAAAGAAGGGAACTTAGCAGGAGGCTAGGCCTAGAGAGCAAGCAAATAAAATTTTGGTTTCAAAACAGGAGAACCCAAATGAAG ACTCAATTGGAGCGCCATGAAAATGTAATTCTTAAACAAGAAAACGACAAGCTTCGAGCCGAGAATGATTTGTTGAGGCAGGCCATAGCTAGTGCCATATGCAACAATTGTGGGGTTCCCGCAGTGCCTGATGAAATCTCTTATGAACCTAGCCAGCTTATGATGGAAAATTCTCGATTAAAAGACGAACTGAACCGGGCACGTGCTTTAACAAACAAGTTCTTGGGCAGGCATTTGTCCTCCTCCTCTGCCAACCCTAGTCCTTCTCCTTCTCAGGGCTTAAATTCCAATGTGGAGGTTGTAGTAAGAAGAACTGGTTTTTGTGGATTGAACAATGGAAGCACTTCTTTGCCTATGGGATTTGAGTTTGGTCATGGGGCTACGATGCCATTAATGAACCCTTCTTTTGCGTATGAAATGCCATATGACAAGTCAGCCTTGGTGGATGTTGCATTAGCAGCTATGGATGAATTAATTAAGATGGCACAGATGGGTAGTCCCCTTTGGATCAAAGGCTTTGGTGATGGGATGGAAACCTTAAATCTAGAGGAGTATAAGAGGACTTTCTCCTCTTTCATTGGCATGAAACCAAGTGGATTCACAACTGAGGCTACTAGGGAAACTGCCATGGTTCCCCTTCGCGGGTTGGCCCTCGTTGATACATTAATGGATGCG AATTGTTGGGCAGAAATGTTTCCCTGCATGATTTCAAGAGCAGTAACCATTGATGTGCTATCAAGTGGTAAAGGTGTAACCAGACACAATGCATTGCAATTGGTATTTTTTTCTCCTTCTATGCCTTCATCTTTTTTACACTTTTCAGCTTATCTTTGGTCTTATGAAATATTGTACTTGCAGATGGAAGCTGAATTTCAGGTTCTTTCACCTTTGGTTCCTATTCGTCAAGTTCAATTCATCCGGTTCTGCAAGCAGCATTCCGACAGTGTCTGGGCCATCGTTGATGTTTCTATTAATCTGAGCAATGCTGCAAATGCACTGATGTTTGCAAATTGCAGGAGGCTTCCTTCTGGATGTGTTATCCAAGATATGGACAACAAGTACTCCAAG GTTACATgggttgaacactcggaatatgaTGAGAGCACAGTCCACCATCTCTTGCGCCCCTTACTCGGTTCTGGTTTTGGCTTTGGTGCAAAAAGGTGGATTGCCACTCTCCGAAGACAGTACAGCAGCTTGGCACTACTAATGTCCCCTGACATCCATGGTGAAGACATTAATACAG TGGGGAAGAAAAGCATGTTAAAGCTTGCACAGCGCATGGCATACAACTTCAGTGCTGGAATTGGTGCTTCAAGTGTGAATAAATGGGACAAACTTAATGTTGGTAATGTAGGTGAAGATGTAAGGGTGATGACTCGGAAGAATGTAAATGATCCTGGTGAACCTCTAGGGATTGTTTTGAGTGCTGCTACTTCTGTTTGGATGCCGATAACACAGCAAACGCTGTTCAATTTGTTGAGGAACGAACGGATGCGAAATCAATGGGACATTTTGTCTAGTGGTAGACCAATGCAGGCGATGTACAGTGTCGCCAAGGGTCCAGGACAAGGCAACTGTGTGTCTATCCTTCGTGGTGCTGCAGTTAACGGCAGTGACACCAACATGCTAATTTTACAAGAAACATGGAGCGATGATTGCGGTGCATTGATAGTGTATGCACCCGTCGACGCCTCATCAATCAGAGTGGTGATGAATGGTGGTGATTCATCGCATGTGGCACTGTTACCATCAGGATTTGCAATTCTTCCTGGCGTCCAAACTGATGGACCTTCAATGCAACCTGACATTGATGAGAATACGAGTGATGGATGCATACTTACAGTGGGGTTTCAGATTTTGGTGAACAGCGTTCCGACTGCCAAGCTAACAGTGGAATCAGTTGAAACTGTTAACCATCTCCTAACCTGCACAGTTGAGAAAATCAAAGCTGCCCTTTCGGTAACATAG